CGTCAGGCTCGCCAGCGGGGTTATCAGCTCCTGATCGCGTGTTCTGAGGACCAGCCTGATAATGAAATGCGCTGCATCGAGCACTTGTTACAGCGCCAGGTTGACGCCATTATCGTTTCTACAGCTCTGCCACCTGAGCACCCTTTTTACCAGCGCTGGGCAAATGATCCATTACCGATAATCGCGCTCGATCGTGCGCTAGATCGGGAGCACTTCATTAGTGTTGTCGGTGCGGATCAAGAAGATGCGCAGATGTTGGCACAAGAACTGCGCTCTTTCCCGGCAGAATCCGTCTTGTATCTGGGCGCGTTGCCAGAATTGTCGGTCAGTTTCCTGCGAGAGATGGGGTTCCGTGAGGCGTGGAAAGACGATCCGCGTAAGGTCGATTACCTGTATGCCAACAGTTACGAGCGCGAAGCTGCGGGTACGCTGTTTGCGCAGTGGCTCAAGACCCATCCTATGCCGCAAGCGCTGTTTACCACCTCATTCCAGCTATTGCAGGGCGTTATGGATGTCACTTTAAAACAAAGTGGGCGTCTACCCAGCAATCTGGCTATTGCCACTTTTGGCGATAATGAGCTGTTGGATTTCCTCGAATGCCCAGTATTGGCAGTAGCACAACGTCACCGCGATGTCGCTGAACGTGTGCTGGAGTTAGTATTAGCCAGTCTGGATGAACCACATAAGCCAAAACCTGGGTTAACTCGCATTCGCCGCAATTTGTTCCGCCGCGGTAGCTTAAGTCGCAAATAATCTACGCTTTAGCAAATCAGGGCTCGTTGGAGGCCCTGATTGCAAGTCACAACAATCAAATATACCCTGCGACGCGAAACAGCT
The sequence above is drawn from the Yersinia enterocolitica subsp. enterocolitica genome and encodes:
- the cra gene encoding catabolite repressor/activator is translated as MKLDEIARLAGVSRTTASYVINGKAKQYRVSDKTVDKVMAVVREHNYHPNAVAAGLRAGRTRSIGLVIPDLENTSYTRIANYLERQARQRGYQLLIACSEDQPDNEMRCIEHLLQRQVDAIIVSTALPPEHPFYQRWANDPLPIIALDRALDREHFISVVGADQEDAQMLAQELRSFPAESVLYLGALPELSVSFLREMGFREAWKDDPRKVDYLYANSYEREAAGTLFAQWLKTHPMPQALFTTSFQLLQGVMDVTLKQSGRLPSNLAIATFGDNELLDFLECPVLAVAQRHRDVAERVLELVLASLDEPHKPKPGLTRIRRNLFRRGSLSRK